A window of Hymenobacter aerilatus contains these coding sequences:
- a CDS encoding YfiT family bacillithiol transferase yields the protein METTPLDLQYPIGRAPARPEAPLTPAERATYIEQIAALPAQLTAAARQAGGVRLEQPYRPGGWTGRQVIHHVADVHLNFYLRYRLALTEDNPTIKPFDLNAWAELPDVAATPITVSLALLEALHTRWVTLLWHLTEEQWQRTFYHPAYDITYTLDQALVQYSWHGRHHLAHVELLSREG from the coding sequence ATGGAAACTACTCCGCTTGACCTGCAATACCCCATCGGCCGCGCGCCCGCCCGCCCCGAAGCACCCCTCACGCCTGCTGAGCGTGCCACCTATATCGAGCAGATTGCCGCCCTGCCGGCCCAACTCACAGCCGCAGCCCGACAGGCGGGTGGCGTGCGCCTGGAGCAACCCTACCGTCCCGGTGGCTGGACGGGCCGGCAGGTGATTCATCACGTGGCTGACGTGCACCTGAACTTCTACCTGCGCTACCGCCTAGCACTCACCGAAGACAACCCCACCATCAAACCTTTCGACCTGAACGCCTGGGCTGAGCTGCCCGACGTGGCGGCCACACCCATTACGGTGTCGTTGGCGCTACTGGAGGCGTTGCACACGCGTTGGGTTACGCTGTTGTGGCACCTCACGGAGGAGCAGTGGCAGCGCACGTTTTACCATCCTGCCTACGATATTACCTACACGCTCGACCAAGCTCTGGTGCAGTATAGCTGGCATGGGCGGCACCATTTGGCCCATGTAGAACTGCTGAGCCGGGAGGGGTAG
- the uvrA gene encoding excinuclease ABC subunit UvrA, with protein MPTPTSPILPNFSGFVQVRGAREHNLRHVDVDIPRDALVVFTGVSGSGKSSLAFGTLYAEAQRRYLESVSPYARRLFHQMAVPAVDSIDGLPPAVALQQQRGTPTTRSSVGSVTTLSNLVRMLYSRAGNYPTGQGIVYAEGFSANTPEGACPTCHGLGRIYEATEDTMVPDPSLTIRERAIAAWPTAWGGQNQRDILVSMGYDVDRPWRELPQKDRDWILFTDEQPVVPVYPGYTPEQTQRAIRRKEEPNYMGTFTSARRHVFHSFANTQSAQMKKRALQFMRGTECPTCHGKRLRREALAVTFAGLDIADFSALPLQRVAALLQPYAEGTAPGRAAQDAAHPEQAVVAQRITQDLVARLRVLLDLGLGYLSLERSTPTLSPGELQRLRLATQLYSNLFGVVYVLDEPSAGLHPADTEALLAALASLKSAGNSLFVVEHNLDVIRQADWLVDVGPAAGEKGGQVLYSGPPAGLADVAASQTRQFLFADEAAAPPPTPRSAQGWLRLAGVTRNNLRGLDVAFPLGVFTTVTGVSGSGKSSLVSQALVELVGAALGQALPTAEEEGDLLETDEPTSSGGHITEGMEHINRLVRVDQKPIGRTPRSNMATYTGLFDHVRKLFAATPAARKRRYDAGRFSFNVPKGRCENCHGEGFVMVELLFLPSVYSPCPVCHGTRYNAQTLEIQYKDKNIAEVLNLTVDDAWTFFDEEPTVQRALTVLREVGLGYLRLGQPATELSGGEAQRIKLATELQRPPRGHSLYVLDEPTTGLHPADVERLLTQLHALVAAGNTVVVVEHTMRVAAASDWVLDIGPDAGDEGGQLVAAGTPAEVAKARESKTAPYLQRALKRPSEK; from the coding sequence ATGCCTACCCCCACTTCGCCTATTCTTCCCAATTTCTCAGGTTTCGTGCAGGTGCGCGGGGCGCGGGAGCACAACCTGCGCCACGTAGATGTGGATATTCCGCGCGATGCGTTGGTGGTGTTTACGGGCGTGTCGGGGTCAGGGAAGTCGTCGCTGGCGTTTGGAACGTTGTACGCTGAGGCGCAGCGGCGCTACTTGGAATCGGTGTCGCCGTATGCGCGGCGGCTGTTTCATCAGATGGCCGTGCCCGCCGTCGATTCTATTGATGGACTGCCGCCAGCGGTGGCCTTGCAGCAGCAGCGCGGCACGCCCACTACGCGTTCCTCGGTAGGGTCCGTCACGACGCTTTCCAACCTGGTACGGATGCTCTACTCGCGGGCCGGCAACTATCCGACGGGGCAGGGCATTGTGTACGCCGAGGGCTTTTCGGCCAACACACCCGAGGGCGCGTGCCCTACCTGCCACGGCCTGGGCCGCATCTACGAGGCCACCGAAGATACCATGGTGCCCGACCCCTCGCTCACCATTCGGGAGCGGGCTATTGCGGCCTGGCCTACAGCCTGGGGCGGGCAGAATCAGCGGGATATCCTGGTGTCGATGGGCTACGACGTGGACCGGCCCTGGCGCGAGCTGCCCCAGAAAGACCGCGACTGGATTCTGTTTACCGACGAGCAACCGGTGGTGCCCGTGTACCCCGGCTACACGCCTGAGCAAACCCAGCGGGCCATCCGGCGCAAAGAAGAACCCAACTACATGGGCACCTTCACCAGCGCCCGACGGCACGTATTTCATTCCTTCGCCAACACCCAAAGCGCTCAAATGAAGAAGCGGGCCTTGCAGTTTATGCGTGGCACCGAATGCCCTACCTGCCACGGCAAGCGCCTGCGGCGGGAGGCTCTGGCCGTCACATTTGCCGGGCTGGACATTGCCGATTTCTCGGCCCTACCCCTGCAACGGGTAGCTGCCCTGCTGCAACCCTACGCCGAAGGTACCGCCCCCGGCCGCGCCGCCCAGGATGCCGCTCATCCTGAGCAGGCCGTAGTGGCCCAGCGCATCACGCAGGACCTAGTAGCGCGCCTGCGTGTGCTGCTCGATCTGGGGCTGGGCTACCTATCGCTGGAGCGCAGCACGCCTACCCTGTCGCCGGGGGAGCTGCAACGGCTGCGGCTAGCTACGCAGCTGTATTCTAATCTGTTTGGGGTGGTGTATGTGCTCGATGAGCCTTCTGCCGGCCTGCATCCCGCCGATACAGAAGCGCTATTGGCGGCGCTGGCTAGCTTGAAAAGCGCCGGTAACTCGCTGTTCGTCGTCGAGCATAACTTGGACGTAATCCGACAGGCTGACTGGTTGGTGGACGTGGGACCGGCTGCCGGCGAGAAGGGCGGGCAGGTGCTGTACAGTGGCCCGCCCGCTGGTCTGGCTGATGTAGCGGCTTCTCAAACCCGTCAGTTTCTGTTTGCCGATGAGGCCGCCGCGCCCCCCCCTACGCCGCGCTCGGCACAAGGCTGGCTGCGGCTGGCAGGCGTCACACGCAATAACTTGCGTGGGCTGGACGTGGCGTTTCCGCTGGGCGTGTTCACCACCGTCACGGGCGTGTCGGGGTCGGGCAAGTCGAGTTTGGTGAGCCAGGCACTGGTAGAGTTGGTAGGGGCGGCGCTGGGTCAGGCCCTACCCACGGCCGAGGAAGAAGGCGACCTGCTGGAAACCGACGAGCCAACGAGTAGCGGCGGGCACATCACGGAGGGCATGGAACACATCAACCGCTTGGTGCGCGTCGATCAGAAGCCCATCGGGCGCACGCCGCGCTCCAACATGGCTACCTACACCGGTTTGTTCGACCATGTGCGGAAGCTATTTGCTGCTACCCCCGCTGCCCGCAAGCGCCGCTACGACGCCGGCCGTTTCTCCTTCAACGTGCCCAAAGGCCGCTGCGAGAACTGCCACGGCGAGGGCTTCGTGATGGTAGAGCTACTATTTTTACCCAGCGTGTACTCGCCCTGCCCCGTGTGCCATGGCACCCGCTACAACGCCCAAACGCTTGAAATCCAGTACAAAGACAAGAATATTGCCGAGGTGCTGAACCTGACCGTAGACGACGCCTGGACTTTCTTTGACGAGGAACCCACCGTGCAGCGCGCCCTCACGGTGCTGCGCGAGGTAGGGCTAGGCTACCTACGCCTCGGTCAGCCTGCCACCGAGCTATCGGGCGGCGAGGCCCAACGCATTAAGCTCGCCACGGAATTACAACGCCCGCCCCGCGGCCATTCGCTTTACGTGCTGGATGAACCCACTACCGGCCTGCACCCCGCTGACGTGGAGCGCCTGCTGACGCAACTGCACGCCCTGGTGGCGGCCGGTAATACGGTGGTGGTAGTGGAACACACCATGCGCGTGGCCGCTGCCTCCGACTGGGTGCTGGACATTGGCCCTGACGCCGGCGACGAGGGCGGCCAGCTGGTGGCTGCCGGCACGCCCGCCGAGGTAGCGAAGGCACGGGAAAGCAAGACGGCTCCCTACCTGCAGCGGGCGTTAAAGCGGCCTTCGGAGAAATAG
- a CDS encoding efflux transporter outer membrane subunit, protein MSFSLRYYSLSILMLSALLVGCVRAPQYQPPSVTAPTTWKNSTDTTFAAPQNNPPPATAAAAAELPQQPAVPAWWSIFQDDELARLEQQVLAANYSLKAAVVRVEQARANVTLVNSYRSPVVALNPQAFRQRLSAYRPLPIVSPNGPQAITQTQFYLPLNVSYEVDVWGRLRRNVQAAEADRQAAEEDLRTVQLSLTADAASYYFDLRGLDAELLVLDSARQARVESLQLTQARNQAGVDNEIAVRRAETELANVDAGIVEVRRQRAGLEAALATLAGQPASQFALLARPGQLSIPRVPAAVPASLLARRPDLRRTERQLAALNARADAARLARLPTVQLSGLVGPLASGLGDLPKVTDSYTYYAGGGVSIPIFNGGRLRATQQIAERQYDEQAAQYRQTALVAFQEVETSLANVQQSAAQLVVQQRALRSARLAGLLTKERYRAGLTSYFEVVDADRQTLDAARLVVQNQANELSFTVQLIRALGGGWE, encoded by the coding sequence ATGAGTTTTTCGTTGCGATATTATTCTCTCTCAATACTGATGCTGAGCGCGTTGCTGGTTGGTTGCGTGCGCGCCCCGCAGTACCAGCCCCCTAGCGTGACGGCTCCCACAACCTGGAAAAACAGCACCGATACCACCTTTGCCGCGCCCCAAAACAACCCGCCACCCGCCACCGCAGCCGCAGCGGCCGAGCTACCCCAGCAGCCGGCCGTGCCAGCGTGGTGGAGTATTTTTCAGGACGATGAGCTGGCGCGTCTGGAGCAGCAGGTGCTGGCCGCCAACTACAGCCTAAAGGCCGCCGTGGTGCGCGTGGAGCAGGCCCGCGCCAACGTAACGCTGGTTAACTCGTACCGCTCGCCGGTGGTGGCCCTCAATCCGCAGGCTTTCCGGCAGCGGCTGTCGGCCTACCGGCCACTGCCCATTGTGAGCCCCAATGGTCCCCAGGCCATCACGCAAACGCAGTTCTACTTGCCACTTAATGTGAGCTACGAGGTAGATGTATGGGGCCGTCTGCGCCGCAACGTGCAGGCTGCTGAGGCCGACCGGCAAGCCGCCGAGGAAGACCTGCGCACCGTGCAACTCTCGCTCACGGCCGATGCTGCCAGCTACTACTTCGATCTGCGCGGCCTCGATGCCGAGTTGCTAGTACTGGACAGTGCCCGCCAAGCCCGCGTGGAAAGCCTGCAACTCACCCAGGCCCGCAACCAGGCTGGCGTCGACAACGAAATTGCCGTGCGCCGCGCCGAAACCGAGCTGGCTAACGTGGACGCGGGCATTGTGGAAGTGCGCCGCCAGCGGGCAGGTCTGGAAGCGGCGCTGGCGACGCTGGCTGGGCAGCCCGCCAGTCAATTTGCGCTGCTGGCCCGCCCCGGCCAGCTGTCGATTCCGCGGGTGCCGGCCGCTGTGCCTGCCTCCCTGCTGGCCCGTCGCCCCGATTTGCGTCGCACCGAGCGCCAACTGGCTGCCCTCAACGCCCGCGCCGACGCTGCCCGCCTGGCCCGCCTACCCACCGTGCAGCTCTCCGGATTGGTAGGCCCTCTCGCCTCAGGCCTGGGCGACCTGCCCAAGGTAACGGACAGCTATACCTACTACGCCGGCGGTGGCGTTTCCATCCCGATTTTCAACGGCGGGCGCCTGCGGGCCACCCAGCAGATTGCCGAGCGCCAGTACGACGAGCAGGCCGCGCAGTACCGCCAAACGGCGCTGGTGGCGTTTCAGGAGGTGGAAACCTCGCTGGCCAACGTACAGCAGAGCGCGGCCCAACTGGTAGTACAGCAGCGCGCCCTGCGCTCGGCCCGGCTAGCGGGCCTGCTCACCAAGGAGCGCTACCGTGCCGGCCTCACCAGCTACTTTGAGGTAGTAGACGCCGACCGCCAAACCTTAGACGCCGCCCGACTGGTGGTGCAAAACCAAGCCAACGAACTAAGCTTCACCGTGCAGTTAATCCGGGCGCTGGGCGGTGGCTGGGAGTAG
- a CDS encoding efflux RND transporter periplasmic adaptor subunit, whose amino-acid sequence MATPPEEQPDFITDDANAHLSSEERARRKHAHFGENQVDHRPAAVPPAEAPPARPRSRRTFWIVVLVAVALFAVLLLIGLLPRLKQNNERKEEAQSEDNATPAVSVLPAEEAPDTIRLDLPADTRSNRETYLFARTNGFVQVWYTDIGTKVKRGQLLALIATPELDQQIAQARANLTLAQSNYRRLTGISMPGAISKQELDQAKAQFAAEQAVVNGLLAQQGFRRVVAPFNGLVTQRNVEVGSLVSASNAAGSQLFKVEQTDTLRAFVNVPQNYATAIRPGLVTQLIVPEFPNRTFAGRVARDAGALSEGTRTLETIVKIPNRQQQLRPGIFAQVRFELPRTAPSVLISANTLVPGGTQPRVVVIQDKKVHYQDITPGRDFGAQVEVIGGLKGGELLVVNPAETLTEGETVAARLAKVEKKASAPTQPAAPERLYDPNRPIVSSPAGK is encoded by the coding sequence ATGGCTACTCCCCCTGAAGAACAACCTGATTTCATCACCGACGATGCCAATGCTCATCTCTCCAGTGAGGAGCGGGCACGGCGCAAGCACGCCCACTTTGGCGAAAATCAGGTAGACCACCGCCCCGCCGCTGTGCCCCCGGCCGAAGCGCCACCTGCCCGGCCGCGCAGTCGGCGCACATTCTGGATTGTGGTACTGGTAGCTGTAGCGCTGTTTGCGGTGCTGCTGCTGATTGGGTTACTACCCCGCCTCAAGCAGAATAATGAGCGCAAAGAAGAAGCTCAAAGCGAGGACAACGCCACGCCTGCCGTGAGCGTGCTGCCCGCCGAAGAAGCCCCCGACACCATCCGGCTGGACCTACCCGCCGACACGCGCTCCAACCGCGAAACCTACCTGTTTGCCCGCACCAACGGCTTCGTGCAGGTCTGGTACACCGATATTGGTACCAAGGTGAAGCGCGGCCAGCTGTTGGCCCTCATTGCCACGCCCGAGCTGGATCAGCAGATTGCCCAAGCCCGCGCCAACCTCACGCTGGCCCAGAGCAACTACCGTCGCCTCACGGGCATTAGCATGCCCGGGGCCATCTCCAAGCAGGAGCTGGACCAAGCCAAGGCCCAGTTTGCCGCCGAGCAAGCCGTAGTGAACGGGTTGCTGGCCCAGCAGGGCTTTCGGCGGGTGGTAGCGCCGTTCAACGGTCTTGTCACGCAACGCAACGTGGAGGTAGGGTCGTTGGTGTCGGCGAGCAATGCGGCGGGTAGTCAATTGTTTAAGGTAGAGCAAACTGATACGCTCCGCGCCTTCGTGAACGTGCCGCAGAACTACGCCACCGCCATTCGGCCGGGCCTTGTCACCCAGCTTATCGTGCCGGAGTTTCCGAACCGCACCTTCGCCGGCCGCGTGGCCCGCGACGCCGGTGCTCTGAGCGAGGGCACGCGCACGTTGGAAACCATTGTGAAAATCCCGAACCGCCAGCAGCAGTTGCGGCCGGGCATCTTTGCACAAGTGCGCTTCGAACTGCCGCGCACTGCGCCTAGCGTACTCATCTCGGCCAATACGCTGGTGCCAGGCGGCACCCAGCCCCGTGTGGTCGTTATTCAAGACAAGAAAGTGCACTACCAGGACATCACCCCCGGCCGCGACTTTGGCGCGCAGGTAGAAGTGATTGGCGGTCTGAAAGGCGGAGAACTGCTGGTAGTAAACCCCGCCGAAACGCTAACGGAAGGCGAAACCGTGGCGGCCCGCCTTGCTAAAGTGGAAAAGAAAGCGTCGGCGCCTACCCAGCCCGCCGCCCCCGAGCGTCTCTACGACCCCAACCGACCCATCGTGTCGTCGCCGGCTGGGAAGTAG
- a CDS encoding type IV toxin-antitoxin system AbiEi family antitoxin, whose translation MRNRLNPQRYRWLTAAPPTWPYPLPAGCVWSGEAAAQRLLGLAAAPPPLLMLYSTLPRAQLAHQLQLVPCQRGPVELLNPYFLPLSPDLEQCAPPLVVYADLLAAATPRAAALAQDVKSCVEL comes from the coding sequence CTGCGTAACCGCCTGAATCCGCAGCGCTACCGGTGGCTGACAGCTGCCCCGCCCACTTGGCCCTATCCCCTACCCGCGGGCTGCGTTTGGAGCGGCGAAGCGGCTGCGCAGCGGTTACTAGGCCTTGCAGCTGCTCCGCCGCCCCTGCTCATGCTCTACAGCACCCTACCCCGCGCGCAGCTGGCACATCAGCTCCAGCTAGTGCCTTGCCAGCGGGGCCCAGTAGAGCTGCTCAATCCGTATTTTCTACCGCTCTCCCCCGACCTTGAACAATGCGCCCCGCCGCTGGTCGTCTACGCCGACCTACTGGCCGCTGCTACCCCCCGCGCCGCCGCACTAGCCCAGGATGTCAAGTCGTGCGTTGAGTTGTGA
- a CDS encoding efflux RND transporter permease subunit: MWIVRLALARPYTFVVMALLILLGGIMTIRTMAVDIFPEVNIPVVGVVWTYSGMSPEEMNRRVLVINQRAYTTTVNNIEHMESQSLKGVGIIKVFFQPGSDPAAGVAQLTAICQTLLRIMPPGITPPNIIRYSASNVPIAQASLSSETLGESDLYDANNSFIRPGLAIVKGASLLLPNGGKPKQVMVDLDPVALAGKGLSANDVVTAITSQNIILPAGTAKMGTREYDVRLNSSPEAVAALNDLPIRQVNGATVYVRDVAFVHEGAAVQQNIVRQNGRRTAFVPIMKSGGASTLDVIEGIKEALPNVLANAPEGLDLKLLFDQSFFVRASIKGVVVEACIAACLTGLMILLFLGSWRSTLIIALSIPLSILVSIIVMKLLGQTLNIMTLSGLSLAVGMLVDDATVEIENIHRNMGLRKGLKRSILDGAQQIATPALVATLSICIVFVPVFFLAGVASYIFTPLALAVIFAMLASYLLSRTLVPTMVQFLLRKELPIYHAEGGTHLPTESVRNHQPVSEAEARLDQLRREQAEWEHPSGTAEEEAEEPITEAERKAAKSIEESWVWRLHKGFDHRFEKFRGHYRDALDWALDNRRAVVLCFVVLFVGSGCLYPLIGENFFPKVDAGELRLHVRAPTGTRLEETERRFAQVEQIIRSVIPKDELELILDNIGLPVVPLNLLMSDNPVIGAGDGEILVSMKEEHGPTAEYIREIRRRINKEQPDLTVFFQPADIVNQTLNFGLPAPIDIQVTGKNVEENQKIAAKIKAEMSRVPGVVDAFVYQAFDLPQLRLDVDRVRAQQAGLAQRDIANNVLVNLSSSTQTTPNQWLNPQNGVNYTVAVQTPPRDLSSLDALNTIGVTGASQPNPQLLSSFATNRRTATSALASDYNIQRVVDVYASVEGRDLGSVNADMTKILDKYRQNLPKGTTITVRGQVDSMRTSFIGLGIGLIGAILLVYLLMVVNFQSWLDPFIIIMALPGALSGILWMLFVTQTTFSVPSLMGAIMCIGVATANSILLVTFANERREEDPDLSPRDAALDAGFTRLRPVLMTALAMIIGLLPMSLGMGEGGEQNAPLGRAVIGGLLLATVTTLFFVPIMFSYLKKKQLNAEAEVEAEQQQVAA, translated from the coding sequence ATGTGGATAGTTCGACTGGCGCTGGCGCGCCCCTACACCTTTGTGGTGATGGCCCTACTGATTTTGCTGGGCGGCATCATGACCATTCGCACCATGGCGGTGGACATCTTCCCGGAGGTGAATATCCCGGTGGTAGGTGTGGTCTGGACGTATTCGGGCATGAGCCCCGAGGAAATGAACCGCCGCGTACTGGTCATCAACCAGCGGGCCTACACCACCACTGTCAACAACATTGAGCACATGGAGTCCCAGTCCCTGAAGGGGGTAGGGATTATCAAGGTATTCTTCCAGCCCGGCTCCGACCCCGCGGCTGGCGTGGCCCAGCTCACGGCCATCTGCCAAACCTTGCTGCGCATTATGCCGCCCGGCATCACGCCGCCCAACATCATCCGCTACTCGGCCTCCAACGTGCCGATTGCACAGGCCAGCTTGTCGTCGGAAACGCTGGGCGAGTCGGACCTCTACGACGCCAACAACTCGTTTATCCGGCCGGGTTTGGCCATTGTGAAAGGCGCCTCGCTGCTCCTACCCAACGGCGGCAAGCCCAAGCAGGTGATGGTAGACCTCGACCCCGTGGCCCTGGCCGGGAAAGGACTGTCGGCCAATGATGTCGTGACGGCCATTACCTCCCAGAACATCATCCTACCCGCTGGCACTGCCAAAATGGGCACCCGCGAGTACGACGTGCGCCTGAACAGCAGCCCCGAGGCCGTGGCCGCCCTCAACGACCTACCCATCCGGCAGGTAAACGGCGCCACGGTGTACGTGCGCGACGTGGCCTTTGTGCACGAGGGCGCGGCCGTGCAGCAGAACATTGTGCGCCAAAACGGACGCCGCACGGCCTTTGTGCCCATCATGAAAAGCGGTGGCGCCAGCACCCTCGACGTGATTGAGGGCATCAAGGAAGCCCTACCCAACGTGTTGGCCAACGCTCCCGAAGGCCTCGACTTAAAACTGCTATTCGACCAGTCGTTTTTTGTGCGCGCCAGCATCAAGGGCGTGGTGGTGGAAGCGTGTATTGCCGCTTGCCTTACCGGCCTCATGATTTTGCTGTTCTTGGGCTCGTGGCGCTCTACCCTCATCATTGCGCTTAGCATTCCACTGTCGATTCTGGTGAGCATCATCGTGATGAAGCTGCTGGGGCAGACGCTAAATATTATGACGCTGAGCGGCCTATCGTTGGCCGTGGGGATGCTGGTGGACGATGCCACGGTGGAAATCGAGAACATTCACCGCAACATGGGCTTGCGCAAGGGCCTGAAACGCTCCATTCTCGACGGGGCCCAGCAGATTGCTACCCCCGCGCTGGTGGCTACCCTGTCCATCTGCATTGTGTTTGTGCCGGTGTTTTTCCTGGCGGGTGTGGCGTCCTACATCTTCACGCCGCTGGCCCTGGCCGTGATATTTGCCATGCTGGCCTCCTACCTGCTCTCGCGCACGCTGGTGCCTACCATGGTGCAGTTTCTGCTGCGCAAAGAACTCCCGATTTATCATGCCGAAGGCGGCACCCACCTGCCCACCGAATCGGTGCGCAACCACCAGCCCGTGAGCGAGGCCGAAGCCCGCCTCGACCAGCTCCGCCGCGAGCAAGCCGAGTGGGAGCACCCCAGCGGCACGGCCGAGGAAGAAGCCGAAGAGCCCATCACCGAAGCCGAACGCAAGGCTGCGAAAAGTATTGAGGAAAGCTGGGTGTGGCGCCTGCACAAAGGCTTCGACCACCGTTTCGAGAAGTTTCGGGGGCACTACCGCGACGCCCTAGATTGGGCCCTAGACAACCGCCGGGCGGTGGTTCTGTGCTTTGTGGTGCTGTTTGTGGGGTCGGGCTGTCTGTACCCGCTTATTGGCGAAAACTTTTTCCCGAAAGTAGACGCGGGCGAGCTGCGCCTGCACGTACGCGCCCCCACCGGCACGCGCCTGGAGGAAACGGAGCGCCGTTTTGCGCAAGTGGAGCAGATTATCCGCTCGGTGATTCCGAAAGACGAGCTGGAGCTGATTCTCGATAACATTGGCCTACCCGTGGTGCCCCTAAACTTATTGATGAGCGACAACCCCGTGATTGGGGCCGGCGACGGCGAGATCCTGGTGTCGATGAAGGAGGAGCACGGCCCCACGGCCGAGTACATCCGCGAAATCCGGCGCCGCATCAACAAAGAGCAGCCCGACCTAACGGTGTTTTTCCAACCGGCCGACATCGTGAACCAGACCCTGAACTTTGGCCTACCCGCGCCCATCGATATTCAGGTGACGGGCAAAAACGTAGAGGAAAATCAGAAGATTGCCGCCAAAATTAAGGCCGAAATGAGCCGGGTGCCGGGCGTGGTGGATGCCTTCGTGTACCAGGCTTTCGACTTGCCCCAACTGCGCCTCGATGTAGACCGCGTGCGTGCCCAGCAGGCCGGCCTGGCCCAGCGCGACATTGCCAACAACGTGCTAGTGAACCTGTCGTCGAGCACCCAAACCACGCCCAACCAGTGGCTGAACCCCCAAAACGGCGTGAACTACACGGTGGCCGTGCAAACGCCGCCGCGGGATTTATCATCGCTGGACGCCCTGAATACCATCGGTGTGACGGGTGCCAGCCAGCCTAACCCGCAGCTGCTGAGCAGCTTTGCGACCAACCGCCGCACCGCCACCTCGGCCCTGGCCTCTGACTACAACATCCAGCGGGTGGTAGATGTGTACGCCAGCGTGGAGGGCCGCGACCTGGGCAGCGTGAATGCTGACATGACCAAAATCCTGGACAAATACCGCCAAAACCTACCCAAGGGCACCACCATCACAGTGCGCGGACAGGTAGACAGCATGCGCACTTCATTTATTGGGCTCGGCATTGGGCTGATTGGGGCTATTTTGCTGGTGTACTTGCTGATGGTGGTAAACTTCCAGTCGTGGCTCGATCCATTCATCATCATTATGGCCTTGCCGGGGGCGTTGTCGGGCATTCTGTGGATGCTGTTTGTGACGCAAACCACCTTCTCCGTACCTTCCCTAATGGGCGCCATTATGTGCATCGGGGTAGCCACGGCCAATAGTATTCTGTTGGTGACCTTCGCCAACGAGCGGCGCGAGGAAGACCCCGACCTCTCGCCCCGCGACGCGGCCCTGGATGCCGGCTTCACCCGCCTGCGCCCCGTGCTGATGACGGCTTTGGCCATGATTATCGGCTTGCTACCCATGTCGTTGGGCATGGGCGAGGGCGGCGAGCAGAACGCCCCGCTAGGCCGCGCCGTGATTGGCGGTCTGTTGCTGGCCACGGTCACTACCCTGTTTTTCGTCCCGATTATGTTCAGCTACCTCAAGAAAAAACAACTGAACGCGGAGGCTGAAGTAGAGGCCGAGCAGCAACAGGTAGCCGCTTAA